The genomic interval ATGCTGTGTGGATTCAGTACTCCTAAACCATACAATGATGAGATTTTAACAGTGTACAAGTGAGTATTTTAGTTgaacagcaacagcaaacaTGCCCATACACCAATGAAGACTCAAATGAGCCAGCACTAAAGGTTTGAAAAAATGAcaaaacttgtgttgttttaacaCATCACTATGTCCAGATGGGGTCAACACAATTTatgttgtttctaacacattcgttttaagaatGCATGTTGGCgtagcttattattattattattattacaattattattattattattattattattattattattattattattttaccgTCACCATTTGAAAACCCAGATAAGCATATTAAGATTGTTTGGCCCTGTTCTCTTACCAGCCTCATGCCCTTCCCGTTGCCTTTGCGGTTGTTCAACCAGAGGTAGCCTCCAATGAGCCCGGCGGCCAACAGGAGGCCAGTGACCAGGATGGAGACCAGCACAGCAGAGCCGTGCTTCGCCACCGGCTCAGACTTCAGCACGGTAAGCTACAGACACAGCAAGGGAGACATACAGAGTTAGAGTCAGCCACATCAACAaggaagcaaacaaacacacactccttgtCTCAGGAACAGTTGAGCGGTGCTCGCTAAATGCATGTGAGCTTGGCATATATATTACGCTGCATTTCTGTCTTTCTGCATAGTTAATTGAGTAGGGATGCAAGAAACACAgcacatttattttctttactATGCAACAACAATGGACTTCAGATGCAGATCTAAAATGCCCTGACCATGCGGTCCGTCCTAAAGCAGAGGCACAAAGACTAGACATGTCAAATGATGGATTCCTTTGTGTGCGTCAACtcctttttgaaaatgaaaGACTCTTGATTGCAAACACATTGGGTGGAATGTTTATCAAAACATTTTTCGTAGGCTGCCAGCTCTCTGGGGATTGTGCTCCGGTGCATGGTGACCATAAATGCAGGACACAAGCAAGGAGCAGGCAGCCCACCTAAATCGCCTGTGGGATAAATATTTAATTGTGTTGCTTTATGATACAAACAGTGATGCCGAAGGAACAGTTAactttcaagtgtgtgtgtgtgtgtgtgtgtgtgtgtgtgtgtgtgtgtgtgtgtgtgtgtgtgtgtgtgtgtgtgtgtgtgtgtgtgtgtgtgtgtgtgtgtgtgtgtgtgtgtgtgtgtgtgtatttgtgtgtgtatgtgcacaggCAGCTGCATTGTTGGAGAATGCccttgtgtccgtgtgtgtgtacaggtgtgtgtgtatgtgtgtgtgtgtgtgtgtgtgtgtgtgtgagagagagagagagagagagagagagagagagagagagagagagagagagagtttgggtgtaagtgtgtggtgtgtgtgtgtgtgagtgtgtgtgtatgtgcatgcagaATGAACGTGTTTTTGGGTGGTTCCTGCCCTCAGTCAACTCACACCAAAGCCAAAGATGACTTCCAGCTGACAAAGGGAGTGATCAGAATAGactgagagggagggacagaaggagggagagagagagggaggaagagagggataaagggagagagattgagggaggaatagagggagggaaaggatggaaagagacagagagatggagggtgggagggagggagggagaggaagggatgtATTAACAGGGATGTGTGAGCGGGGCCTGACATCAGTGAAGAGCCTGggggcccagtgtgtgtgtgtgtgagggtgggggtcgCGCAGAGATTCCTCACCCTgatgcctgcctgtgtgtttgctttaCTCAGGGGCTTAATATTAAACTGCATTTTGAttcatacccccccccccaccacacacacccacacaccaatTTCCCCTTTCTGTACCCTGGAAACTCAATATGTCTGTGTTGTGGTCTGTTCATGCACTGTAGAAACACACAGTTTATAAAGACATGTATGCATACTTCTCACACTTTTTACTGACATTATTTACAGAGATACTAACTAAATATTTGTTTCACTATCAACAATGCATAATTGGGTACTTTTTAGAAATGTGGCGCTCAACCACAATTGAGTTCATACCTTATTCTTTATCTCTTCCCCCTGGAACATCTTGGATGCCTCCCCTACATTTTCTGTGAGgggtaaacaacaacaacaatgtaaaCAACTGTAGTATGTAAACATCTGTAGTATGTAAACAACTGTAGTATGTCAGTAAACAACTGTAGTATGTAAACAACTGTAGTATGTCAGTAAACAACTGTAGTAAACAACTGTAGTATGTAAACAACTGTAGTACTGTATGTCAGTAAACAACTGTAGTAAACAACTGTAGTATGTCAGTTAATAACTGCAGTATGTCAGTGTAGACTCTTTCAATCTGTTCCAAGAGGATTTCCAGTTGAAACTATCAAAACCAAcacagatactttgaaatgaaaatgaatcggACTAATGCTTCATAAAATGTCAGTTGAAAGAGTTTATACACATTATTGCAAATATTCTGGAATGCAAATATTCTGATATACATAAGAACACAAGAAGTCATCTTTACCCTCAATTGTGGCCCCTGACAACATTAACTTCTCCCCTTCCTGGGCAATCAAAACTTTACAGACTTTTCTGTCCCGGCAGAAGTCCTCCTCCACAGCCTTCTTGACGGCATCCTGTAGCAGAAGATCAACGTGGCACGAGAAGTAAAGTAAACGCTTGTAACCAAAGTTACACAGACTCACAACAGTGGGTTCAGGAGTCAAACCCACCAACGCCGCCAACGCTTGTCTCAGGTCAacgtatttgtttgtttgaatgaTTATTTGTTAATTGGATGATGTCGCAGAACTACACAAGATTAGAACGAGCCGTGGTTATGGTCCCTCTGACAAGGGCCCAGTTGTAGAAGAATAATGCCAGGTATCAGAACTAGCCTCAGGTTAACCGATTACTAGTCTCAAGTTACTAGAAAGGGAACTGCCGCAGGGGCAGACTGCAGTAAATGTTTGCTGACACTGTGGCCTGAGCTGAAGGCATTTCCATGTACGCTGGGCAGAAGGTGGAAGCACTGGTCACTAAGGGGACCAAGAAGGAGTTTGGGTGGGCAggaggtgtgggtggggggttgtcTGCAGTGGTTGGGCGGCAGACTGGCTCTTCTCTGACCCTGCCGCATGTTTCGCACTTTGCTGAGCTTAAGGTATTTGCCTGGAAAcagccacacagcacagcatagcaaAGCTTTTAATAAGCCACTTTAATGTTGCATTAATAACAGCTCTCACTTTAAActttgggtctctctctctttctcgctctctctctctgcatgtgtgcatgtgagtataTGTGCTTGTATGCATGCATACTATTAAAACACTTCTAAATGTTTGCATAtacagtgtttgttttttgtctagGTATATACATGTAACAGCATAGATGCTGATAGGTGCCTAGAACAGCAGCAGTTGAATGTAAGACATTAAGAGAGAAGTGGCCCAGGCCATGTACCACAGCCCATCCCCCACCCTACCTTGTCCTACACTATGATATCACTGAATTGCACAACGTGCCTGGGAGTGATCACGCTTACTTGGTAATGTGATCCAGACGTGCTCTGGCCTCCCTGGCTagcaagctcacacacacacacacacacacacacacacacacacacacacacacacacacacacacacacacatgcacacactctctctcacacacacacacacacacacacacacacatacacacacacacacacacacacactctctctcacacacacacacacacacacacatgcacactctctctctcacacacacacacacacacacacacacgcacactctctctctcacacacacacacacacacacacacacacacacacacacacacacacacacacacacacacacacacactgtggctcTGCTAATACAAGCCGACAGCTAGCCACTCCCAGCTGTCCTGTGCAGCGCCTCAGAGGACAATACTGATGACCCGATGGTCACTCCCTCACCTGCTGGTCCACCCTGTTCCCCAGCATTGCGTTCTCATCCACCCTCCGCCAGGCAGAGGTATGGACTTAAGATTAACGGTGTTAGAACACTCGAGTAGATCTAGAGTTGTGTTTCCATCTCTGGTCTGGTTTACGTctatgagtctctctctctctctctctctctctctttctctctttttttctctctctctctctctctctctctcgcactcactTCCTTGATTGAATTATTGGATAGGCCTATGTTCTGAAAGTACTCATACTTCACAAATAAAAGGAAGCTGTTTACTTTTGGTGGTCGACCAAATCCTTAAATCAGTGTTAAGTCACCCTGTGTTTCCAGTGACCTAATGCCTTCCCAAAAACCTAATGGTTGTGACCAATTTCCAATCACTTGAGTGTGACGGATCTTTGTTTTCCTTATTGCTATTAGCCCCCGTTGACACAGAGTTGACTTCGCGCTCAGACTGCTCCCAGACTGGTTCTCGTGGGAATATTTTCGGGGGGTCTGTTTTTCAGCCATCACATTCCTAGACTTTTCTCAATGAGagatttttccactcttttGGCTAGGGTTAAGGGTGGGGGTTTATGGGaaaagcaacacaaacacagacactgtgTTTAAGATGTTACTGTTTTCCAGCATTTTCACAAACTCGCACTCTCGCTGTGAACGTAAACgctctctgtgttctctctctctctctctctctctctctcacacacacacacacacacacacacacacacacacacacacacacacacacttgcacaccccctctctctctctctcacacacacacacatacacacacacacacactccccatttACTTCAGGGGGTCTTGTCTCTGGCCAAGTTCCTCAGGCTGCCCTGTGTCCCCTTCTACATTTCAGTGAATCGCATAACCAGACTCACCTTGTAATGTAACTCATAATGGGAATCCCAGTTGGGGTGTCatgtatgtagtacaatatgcTGTTCTTGTCACTGTGCTGCTCTTACAAAGACTGCATCTGTACTCACACTTGGCTGTGCCGTAAGACCTCTGTATGGTTTACGCTTATCTTTCATAACATTTTTTTAGTTTGAATATTTTATAGGAATATTGTAAAAATACAACTGGATTGCTGCTGCCACATGCAAAATCCTACACATATGATACCACGTAACCACATATGTTGTGACTAAACCTTTTGCTAACCCAACAATAACACATTTTTCCCCATTTCACTTCCTGTCTTTTCATGACCTTTGACTGTTTAAACCCCAAAAGGAAATGGCAGTCTTTTTGTGGGGGATTATGTTCCGATCACGTAGACGTGACGGACAGGTCGCCATCCACACTCACTGTCCTCGTACGCGCTAACGGTCTCCCTAACTGTCAAATAGAACGACATTTCCTCCCTGTCCAAGGTGCAAGAGAGCTGATAAGGAAGCACTGGACGTGGCATGGCGACCAGAGCTTCCCTTCCATGAACCAGGGGAGCCTCACCACCGAGGCATGTTTATCTTTCTAACAGGAAACTCTGATCATACGCTCAACTCCAATCCTCTCATGACATATATATACTGCCATACCACATGAGACAAAAACTGGACATGAGGCTTTCACTTAGACATACCGAGAAGCAGCAAAAAGCTAAATAACCAACGGACAAACTGTTTTCATTTGGTGAAATACCTGATGACATCATTTATACtgtaaattgtttgtttgtttgtttacacattATGGTAATATCAGGTGACCATATTCTTCAGGAAATCAGATACTTACACAAGAAAGCACAGATGCCAACTCAAGCTTCACCATAGCTCTGTCTTTCACTGCTTCCTCGCCCACACATTCCACTGATACCTAAGTGGGAGCGGAAGATTGTTAGGAATCATTGCAGAGCTATTGTTCTATTACAGCTTGGTTTGTTATGTAAGTTTGATTTTGACGGCACTCACAACATAACAAACAGCTTAATAACTTAACTCAAATGCAGGTAAAAATCATTCTATATCAAACACACAGGTTTTTGGTTTAATCTTATGCATGGCGTGATTTGTTTTATAATCATACAATGTATTTttggtgtttgtttatgtctatgATCATGCTACTTTCTAGTGGATCAATGAGAAATCATTCACTGGACCACTGGATCACTCACCACAGGATCCACAGATTCCGTAACCACGGTGATTGGTGCCTGAGTAGCCTCAGTCTCTTTTGTGTCCTCTGGGAAGATGAAATTGATCTGGCTGTTGACTATGATGTCTGAGAGTGTCACGGCAGCTTGGGTGGCCAGGTTCCCCTCTCCATCGCCGCGGAACACAGGAGAAGAGTCGGTGTCGGGGGCGTCCGTGGCGTCCGTGTCCGGGGCTGCAGCGTCATCGCCGGTGGTGTCAGGGGCTGTCGTGGCCGAGGTGCCGCCTGTGTTTTCAGTGTCATCTGACACATTTACAAAAGTCCGCAGGTTATATTTATGTGACACTGTTTCATTATTCGTCATTTAGCTACTACGTCACATGGTCCATTGTATATTGGGTGCATGGTCAAGGCCAGGGATGACTGGACAGAGATATTTATGGATCTGCAATGAAACTTCACCTCTTTCTGATGTGTCACTCCCCTAGGCAGAATAATCGACCCTGTATTCTGAACATCTACTCATGCATTATGCATTCCTGCATACATTATGCACTCCAGCATTATGTATAGAACTGTATGGTGGTTCTACACACTATATAATGCACTGTGTAGTGAATTATGGGATGTTCCTTAGGCTACATGTACATAGGGAGCGTCACACGCATATAATAATGTCACAGATGCTTTTGTTCTGAAGAACATTTAATAGATGTCAAATGAATTTTTCATTGGTGCATGTGTGCTGAACCCACGTCTGCTGTACGGCCAGTGCTACCAAGATGCCCACTATCTGAAAGCGCCAGTCTTGATCATCCTTTCCGTACCCATCTCCTCTTGGCGCCTGCTGGTTGAGTTTGAGACACTCACCTAGATCCGGCAGGCCTGTGGGAGCAGTGATGTCAACATAAGTTTGGGGGTCTTCCGTATCGGGGGCAACAGTGGGGTCATCGCCCGTTCCTGCGCCATCATCGGCAACGGTGGGGGCACCGGTGGGGTCATCCTGGCAGAGTCCATCTGGGGCAcggaaaaacacacaaacaatatggTCAGGTTTATATGAACTATCCTGGTTCAGACTCTGCTGTGTGGGAATAGATGAATTGATAGGATACTAGCAGAATACAAGTCAGATCTGTCTCCAGGCTCTCTGCCATTTCAACTGGCACTGATTACTTTACATGGTGCATCCTGCATTAGTCATGAGTGCAGTTCAGATTAGAACCATGCTTGTGGGAAAAGCACACTACAGTACCAACAAtcacaaacagcagcacctaaacattcaacatttgcCAGTTTGCCACCCATAAGGATTTTCTCTGTAGTGGACTTTCATTATGAAGATAATACACATCTGATACCATATTATGTAAAGCTAGTTGTCCCTCCTGGCTATTTGAGGGAACAAGGAGTGGACAAAATCTCCTCACTGCAGGGTGTTTCCAGACAGTAATCCCAGTAGGATCTAAACCTGACCTGGTAAAAGGTAAAAGGGGTCACGTTTAAACAGCTTGCCCTCTGCACCTCCTGTGGCCCTGGGCGGGCTAATTTGGACTGTTTGCACAGGCAGTGGGGGGCAGTTAACCTGAGCGTGAGGTCCTCTGCAGGCGGGGCAGATACTTACACCACTCTGCTGGAGAGTTCTGTAACCCCAGACTAACCTGTCCTGTGCTTTTTCCTGTGGGAGAGATCCTCTTTCTATATAAAGGAGCAGGCGGCTTTATTTGGTTTTAATGAAATGACTGAGTGGGAGACCTGACCGTGTGGTGAGCTTGGCTCCACCTTGGAGGAAGCTGCTGTCTGGTGCTTTAGAGGAAGCCATGGTGATTCAAAGTTGCCTCAAGTTAAGTCTGAGGAGGTTTTCACTTGGATCATCGAGTATTACAGCATTTCTTTACCCATCTTCTGCCTTTTTtcacacatataataataaaacaataacacATATGCTGTCAGTATGTCAGACTTCTCTTATGGGACCCCACTTCCGGGTGGCAATCCACATATTTCTTTTCAAGCGACAGTAAACTGTCAGATTAGGCACCCCTAAATAAGCCACCTGTTGGACTCCCAGACTCCCCCTCCGAGCAGCTGTGCGTGGGGCTCTGGGCTGGGCCAAGCGCATTCCAGAACACCCAGTCATTCTCACCCAGGTTCCAGAATGCGGCCGGCTGGTGGGGAAGTCCATCCCGGTCTGCCCTGTCCTGTCCTGCTTCGtcccaacccacccacccaccctaaAGTCAACACCACCGGAAACATGTCGGAGAGTCTGGCGGTGGGGGAAGCCCACGCATGTGCAGAGCAGCTagaccccccaacacacacacacacacacacacgcacacacacgcgtacacgcacacacacacacacacacacacacacacacacgcgcacacacacacacacacacacaacccacaactAAAGCAGAACTACAGGTACCCAGGAATAAATGCTCAGGCTAGTGAAATATGCTTTTCTTCCCCATCTGAAATGATTTCTGCCCTGCTGACATTGCATTACAAGTGTGCATGGTAGACTAAGTCATACATTTTAAATGACCTGACTGAGGTTAAAACCTAAAgcttttaaaaatgttattAAAGCCCAGAGCTAAATCTCCCTGGCCAGAGTCTGGAAGATATTATTGATACAATAATCACTTGAGAGAAAGCTCATTCCACAGCACAGGAACAGCCTCATCCAAAAAACAGCATCGGCACCACATCCAAAAACCAGACCTTGCAGTGCACATTAGTCTCTTACTGCAATCGtacgccttcacacacacacacacacacacacacacacacacacacacacacacaggctgggcTATCCCACTTCCCCTCCGAGTCTTCCCTCTAACTAGTGTGGTCAAGCGAGTCATTGTGCATTTGATCTGCCGTGTGGGAGACTCCGTGCCTGCTGGTGACAGCTCACGAGCCGGCTGTGGTCGTGTCCATCGTCCACAATGAAGCCGCAGATGGATGAGCCTCGAACTGGCTTTTATCGCTGACAAATAAACGAACCTTGCTTGGTGGTCGGTATAGGGTGACTCTGTtcttagtgtgtatgtgtatgtgtgtgtgtgtgtgtgtgtgtgtttgtgtgtgtgtttgagagagagcaTTTGTTACAATTACCACTCTTTGTGTTTTGTAGTATTTCAGAAATTGTCGAAATAAGGGAACATTTTTGCGTTTCGTAGTCACAGTTTTCACACAATTCAGAGTATTCCAGCAAGCACATCATTCCAGATGGGTGTCCTGTGTGCCTTGTGGCGGTATCGTAACTCGGACTCGttcgcatacaaacacacacacgcacacacacaaaatccctgtctctgtttttctcaaataacacacactattcccgccccccccccctctctctctctcacacacacaaacacacacacacacacacacacacacacacacacacacagaggaaagcgTGTATTCCCATGTGTCAGGGCTGACGCAGACCCGGAGCATGGACAGTTTAGACATACGATTAGTTCATTTTTACTGGACCCGTTGCCATAGCAAACGGGGTTACCATAGCAGATGTTTGGGGCCCCACATTCTGACTTTGGCTTGTGGATGTAGTGCTATCACAGGGCCAGTGAAGAGGGGAAGAACcctatgggggtggggggtggatttGTTATCATCgcttcatgcatgtgtgtgtttgtgtgtgtgtgtgtgtgtgtgtgtgtgtggatgcctgAACTGAAGCCAGGACCCACATTTGGTTTTGCTTCACTCCCAGACCCGACATCCTCCCCGCTCTGATTCCCATgtaatacaaatacatacatactcatgcacacacacactcatacacacacacacacacacacacacacacacacacacacacacacacacacatgtggagaAGCTCATATGGACACATGctggcaaacaaacacacttacgCGTGTATGCATAAGTAAGTAAGtctaaacatgtgcacacacacacacacacacacacacacacaaactcacgcaCATAGATCAAATACTTGAAGCTTTATTCTGTTTGAATTTCATCTACAAAGCCCTCAAGATAATAATGTTTTTGACTTTTTGCAGCTCAGTTTGTGACAGTACACACATTGTGTGACTATGTTTTATGTTCTGAAGAAATTTGGGATTTTCCCAGAATATGAAACATTAAGGCGATGAATGACTGTAAAATCTTTTTTTATGAATCAATCTCATGTGGTCACTTTCAAGATGACCTCCTAAACAGCTGCTGACACTGGGTCAGACACGGGCCACGTCCGGGCTGATTCCGGCTGAGAATCACATGCTCTCTAGAATCCcattaacccccaccccctgttCCCCTACGGCAATGCAGGCCCTGGAGTTCCAAaattcctgtcctctctctcgcATGACGTCATCACAGCCGCAGAACAGATTAGCGTATTGTTCTCCTAAAACACTCGTCTCTGGACGGGCATGAAATGTGGTCACCAGATTCTCTCGCGCCGCGCGCGGCATCAAacgagccagccagcgagctGGAGAGAGTGAGTCGATGCAGACTGTTTGTTTTATCTCGACACTGTCACAGCATGTGGCATCATACTACGCAGCTGTGGCGACCGAGCTGGCGGAGCCTGTGAAATCGGGGGAGAAGCCAGGGCCCGTGGAATGCTACAGCGTCCGTGTGCAGTGGAATGATGGCGGCCACGTGTGGGCCGGATCGGGGCCAAGTCAGGGCCAGATTGCCATCAGGTGCCGCTGCTATCTGGGTAAACTCGCTGACAATTACCAGGAAAGGTGGAACGAcaactttgacaaaaaacatGTTCGGTTTCTGCGCTGCTCGTGTTTGGGAAAACACCAGGGATAAAACAAGGAATCACACATATAACAGATGACTCTGTAAGCTGTGATCTGTTTTAGAGGTTAGGCCCCAACCTGTTTCATGACCTACTGgggaaacacaacacacacacacacacacacacacacacacacacacacacacacaccgagaaaGTAACAGCTCATAGTGGGCTTTCCCTAATCCCCCTAAAAAGCTCCATGCATGCAGCATGGCCACTGGTGATTAGATTCATTGGTGATTAGTGGGAATCTCATTTCCGAGGCTCGCACAGACCACTAAGCCCTTTAGCAGACAACTCTGCAGCTCAGTGGCAGCGATTAAGAAGGTCTGTGTCCAAGTGTGTGGACCAGCCGCACTCCTGCCACACTAaactacctctctccctccactgagGTGTCGTGTTTTTGGTGTGATATTTTTCACATTCCAGTCCGTTTTGATAAGGCGAGGCCAAACCTCTACGAGAGGCTATGAGACCTCGACAGTGATGGTTCGGTCAGATTATCAGCGTTATCAGCATTCAAGTGGCGTGAGGTCAAAGCATGCGGGTGCCTCGGTCCCACTGTTGCCTTGGCTAACAAAGCGGTCGGCCCCAGACTACGCGACTGGGGAGATCTCCTAGATAGCCATCTTTCCACTTTCCTGCgcagctcagagagagagagggcattgGCCGCGACTGgcgaaacaaaaaacaaacatcgCAGCTCGAGCTGCTCGGCCAGCAGGGGCGGCCGGCGATGACGAGAGGTTTATAGTCTGCCCTTGTAATTACCCACATGTTCTGCGCCCGGGGAAGAAGGGAAAACActggagcctctctctctctctctctctctctctctaactgtctgtatctgtttttctctcttttttctctctctttctcactctccagCGCTCAACAGATGGGAATCTCCTTGGGGAGGATTCCttcatcttcttcctcctcctcctcctcctcctccttctcatcaTCATCTGCGTATTTTCACTCCAGTCTTTGACGTCAGCCAGTGATTTAGGCCGGACCCTGGACCTCACCCTGGGCCTCTCCCCAGCGCTCCACCCAAACCGCCGAGGGAGCACCTTGGCTTTCGTCACCTGCCAAACCCAACCTCCCCACAACCccactcctcatcctcctcctctccctcctactCCCCTCATCCTGATGACTCCCTGCctcacaccaccacctccccagtgaccccctcctcctccacttccaaCCTCTCCAACCTCCACTCCTGGCGTCTGAGGAATGACATTGTGTGTATGAAATTCCTCCCTGGACCCCAAACCCCTTGGGTGTGCCCGAACCCAGGAATGTTTGGAGGAGTGGAATACCGTAGCCGTGAGCCCGATGA from Alosa alosa isolate M-15738 ecotype Scorff River chromosome 4, AALO_Geno_1.1, whole genome shotgun sequence carries:
- the cd34 gene encoding hematopoietic progenitor cell antigen CD34 — its product is MRVSTRRMNDLWGRMSLALLLCALLLHDGLCQDDPTGAPTVADDGAGTGDDPTVAPDTEDPQTYVDITAPTGLPDLDDTENTGGTSATTAPDTTGDDAAAPDTDATDAPDTDSSPVFRGDGEGNLATQAAVTLSDIIVNSQINFIFPEDTKETEATQAPITVVTESVDPVVSVECVGEEAVKDRAMVKLELASVLSCDAVKKAVEEDFCRDRKVCKVLIAQEGEKLMLSGATIEENVGEASKMFQGEEIKNKLTVLKSEPVAKHGSAVLVSILVTGLLLAAGLIGGYLWLNNRKGNGKGMRLAEDSYPVDEENQGNTLVSVAPLNPPEPQEKPSINGESPDGVKTQAPAATNGHSTAKTPVADTEL